Proteins from a genomic interval of Microbacterium abyssi:
- a CDS encoding NADPH-dependent F420 reductase, giving the protein MTTLGIIGAGHIGSQVARAAVAHGYDVVISNSRGPETLSDLVAELGPRARAATSAEAGAAGDVVVVTVPLHALSKVPVEPLAGKIVLDTNNYYFERDGHIDALDKGETTTSELLQEHLPTSKVVKAFNQIRSGEITTDGAPAGAEDRRALATASDFDEAVEFVTSFYDELGFDTVNVGPLRESWRVERDRPAYVVRQNAAELRENLARANRLP; this is encoded by the coding sequence ATGACAACTCTCGGAATCATCGGTGCAGGACACATCGGCAGCCAGGTCGCTCGCGCGGCCGTGGCGCACGGCTACGACGTCGTGATCTCGAACTCGCGCGGGCCGGAGACGCTGAGCGATCTCGTCGCAGAGCTCGGGCCTCGTGCACGCGCGGCGACATCGGCGGAAGCGGGCGCGGCCGGCGACGTGGTCGTGGTGACGGTGCCGTTGCATGCGCTGTCGAAGGTGCCGGTCGAACCCCTTGCCGGGAAGATCGTGCTCGACACCAACAACTACTACTTCGAGCGGGACGGGCACATCGACGCGCTGGACAAGGGCGAGACGACGACCTCCGAGCTGCTTCAGGAGCACCTGCCGACCTCGAAGGTCGTGAAGGCGTTCAACCAGATCCGCTCGGGTGAGATCACGACGGACGGTGCACCGGCCGGCGCGGAGGATCGCCGAGCCCTCGCGACTGCGAGCGATTTCGACGAGGCCGTCGAATTCGTCACCTCGTTCTACGACGAGCTCGGATTCGACACCGTGAACGTCGGGCCGCTCCGCGAGTCATGGCGGGTGGAGCGGGATCGTCCGGCTTACGTGGTCCGCCAGAACGCCGCCGAGCTCAGGGAGAACCTCGCCCGCGCGAACCGGCTCCCCTGA
- the sufU gene encoding Fe-S cluster assembly sulfur transfer protein SufU has protein sequence MTSSDLQNLYQELILDHSRTPHGFGLRDEVAAQSHQLNPTCGDEITLQVHPGADGTIEAIAWEGHGCAISQASASLFAELVEGMTVPEIEKRIESFREAMRSRGKIEPDEELLGDAAALGSVSRYVARVKCAMLAWVAAEDALRKLA, from the coding sequence ATGACCTCCAGTGACCTGCAGAACCTGTACCAGGAGCTGATCCTCGACCACTCCCGCACCCCGCACGGGTTCGGCCTGCGCGACGAGGTCGCGGCGCAGTCGCATCAGCTGAACCCCACCTGCGGCGACGAGATCACCCTGCAGGTGCACCCGGGCGCCGACGGCACCATCGAGGCGATCGCGTGGGAGGGCCATGGCTGCGCGATCTCGCAGGCGTCGGCGTCGCTGTTCGCCGAACTCGTCGAGGGCATGACCGTGCCCGAGATCGAGAAGCGCATCGAGTCGTTCCGCGAGGCGATGCGTTCGCGAGGCAAGATCGAGCCGGACGAGGAGCTGCTCGGCGATGCCGCGGCGCTCGGCAGCGTCTCGCGCTACGTCGCCAGGGTCAAGTGCGCGATGCTCGCCTGGGTCGCCGCTGAAGACGCTCTGCGCAAGCTCGCCTGA
- a CDS encoding SufS family cysteine desulfurase: MSSPTTADAPLAETDIVRLREDFPILHTQVNGHPLVYLDSGATSQRPFAVLDAEREFASTLNSAVHRGAHTLAAEATEVFEDARGTLAGFVGAGDDEIVWTSNATEAINLVAYAFSNATAGRGGAVADRFRLGPGDEIVTTEMEHHANLIPWQELAARTGATLRIIPVDDDGALRLGDAPIGDRTRLVAVTHVSNVLGVINPIEQLVAAAREVGALVLLDACQSAPHLPLDVHALGVDFAVLSGHKMLGPTGIGALYGRRELLEAMPPFLTGGSMITTVTTTQAEYLPPPQRFEAGTQRVSQAVALAAAIDYLSGVGMPRIAAHEAALGQRLVDGLTAIDGVRVLGAGIDLPRVGLASFDIPGIHSHDVGQFLDDRGIAVRVGHHCAQPLHRRLGVTSSTRASTYLYSTEAEVDAFLDGVAATIEFFGVRS; this comes from the coding sequence ATGAGCTCGCCCACGACCGCAGACGCTCCTCTCGCTGAGACCGACATCGTCCGGCTCCGGGAGGACTTCCCGATCCTGCACACGCAGGTGAACGGGCATCCGCTCGTCTATCTCGACTCCGGGGCCACGTCGCAGCGCCCGTTCGCGGTGCTGGATGCCGAACGCGAGTTCGCCTCGACGCTGAACTCCGCTGTCCACCGCGGCGCGCACACCCTCGCCGCTGAGGCGACCGAGGTGTTCGAGGACGCCCGCGGCACGCTCGCCGGCTTCGTCGGCGCCGGAGACGACGAGATCGTCTGGACCTCCAACGCCACCGAGGCGATCAACCTCGTCGCCTACGCGTTCTCGAACGCCACCGCCGGGCGTGGCGGTGCCGTCGCCGATCGCTTCCGCCTCGGCCCCGGCGACGAGATCGTCACCACCGAGATGGAGCATCACGCCAACCTCATCCCGTGGCAGGAGCTCGCCGCCCGCACCGGTGCGACGTTGCGCATCATCCCTGTCGATGACGACGGCGCACTGCGCTTGGGCGACGCACCGATCGGCGATCGGACCAGGCTCGTCGCCGTCACCCACGTCTCGAACGTGCTCGGTGTCATCAACCCGATCGAGCAGCTGGTCGCCGCAGCCCGCGAGGTCGGTGCGCTCGTGCTGCTGGACGCCTGCCAGTCGGCCCCGCACCTGCCGCTCGACGTGCATGCGCTCGGCGTCGACTTCGCCGTGCTCTCCGGACACAAGATGCTCGGACCCACCGGCATCGGCGCCCTGTACGGTCGCCGCGAGCTGCTCGAAGCCATGCCGCCGTTCCTCACCGGCGGGTCCATGATCACCACGGTGACGACGACCCAGGCCGAGTACCTGCCCCCGCCGCAGCGCTTCGAGGCCGGCACCCAGCGGGTGTCGCAGGCCGTCGCGCTCGCGGCCGCGATCGACTACCTGAGCGGGGTCGGGATGCCGCGCATCGCCGCGCACGAGGCGGCACTCGGGCAGCGGCTCGTCGACGGGCTCACCGCGATCGACGGCGTCCGGGTTCTCGGCGCCGGCATCGACCTGCCGCGGGTCGGGCTCGCGAGCTTCGACATCCCCGGCATCCACTCGCACGACGTCGGGCAGTTCCTCGACGACCGCGGCATCGCCGTGCGGGTGGGCCATCACTGCGCACAGCCGTTGCACCGTCGGCTCGGCGTCACCTCGTCCACCAGGGCGAGCACCTACCTGTACTCGACCGAGGCCGAGGTCGATGCCTTCCTCGACGGCGTCGCCGCCACGATCGAATTCTTCGGAGTGCGCTCATGA
- a CDS encoding DUF6804 family protein has protein sequence MASPTPQTQRNALAPGILAAIALFLSPLFTEGLVATIILFLVAILALVVAWFAWQARQWWWTVVFVAIAVIWNPVYPFGFTGWVWVGAQFVAALVFIAAGILIKNERTAA, from the coding sequence ATGGCTTCTCCCACCCCGCAGACGCAGCGCAACGCGCTTGCTCCTGGGATTCTCGCCGCGATCGCGCTGTTCCTCTCCCCGCTGTTCACCGAGGGCCTCGTCGCGACGATCATCCTGTTCCTCGTCGCGATCCTCGCGCTCGTCGTGGCGTGGTTCGCCTGGCAGGCGCGGCAGTGGTGGTGGACGGTCGTCTTCGTCGCGATCGCGGTGATCTGGAACCCCGTCTACCCGTTCGGTTTCACCGGATGGGTGTGGGTCGGTGCGCAGTTCGTCGCCGCGCTGGTCTTCATCGCCGCCGGCATCCTGATCAAGAACGAGCGCACCGCCGCCTGA